A single window of Solanum dulcamara chromosome 5, daSolDulc1.2, whole genome shotgun sequence DNA harbors:
- the LOC129890455 gene encoding uncharacterized mitochondrial protein AtMg00240-like produces the protein MSNREANEDEILHDPATYLRLVGRLLYLTMTRPDIAFVVQGLNQYNHCLKKSHLEAALKVMRYIKGTLGLGLFVPAQTTNQFSAYCDSYWGVCLETRKSITRYLVKFGGALVSWKSKKQETVPRSSVEAEFRSMATCTVELTWLLGLFREFGVYIQ, from the coding sequence ATGTCAAATAGAGAAGCAAATGAAGATGAGATACTACATGATCCTGCAACATATCTGAGATTAGTGGGAAGGTTGTTATACCTCACTATGACCAGACCTGATATAGCATTTGTAGTACAAGGACTTAACCAATACAATCATTGTCTAAAGAAATCTCACTTAGAAGCTGCCTTAAAAGTTATGAGATACATTAAGGGTACACTTGGTTTGGGATTGTTCGTGCCTGCTCAAACCACAAATCAGTTTTCTGCTTACTGTGACTCATATTGGGGTGTATGCCTGGAAACTAGAAAATCAATCACCAGATACTTAGTCAAGTTTGGTGGAGCCTTAGTGTCTTGGAAGTCAAAGAAGCAAGAGACTGTCCCCAGAAGTTCAGTTGAAGCTGAGTTTAGGAGCATGGCTACCTGTACTGTAGAACTTACATGGCTACTAGGATTATTCAGAGAGTTTGGTGTTTACATTCAATAG
- the LOC129889018 gene encoding LOW QUALITY PROTEIN: receptor-like protein 15 (The sequence of the model RefSeq protein was modified relative to this genomic sequence to represent the inferred CDS: deleted 2 bases in 1 codon) produces MGTIKLLLLMFFVMVIMANGCWEEERSSLLELQENIMSSNGELLVDWAGYNANGFTDCCFWNRVKCSLASGRVIELNLETRLGSEDGWRFNASLFLPFKSLQVLLLSSRNIIGWTKNEGFSKLRKLPNLKVVDLQFNPIHPKVLISSLCWITSLEVLKLGAHVGTTFSIPTYNNSIFYMIYLLTITGSKRMSSLRNLLLGSSNSNSSRVLQSLKSFSSLKSLSYKNSDLTAPTIVYALRNLSKIEYLYLRGSSLNDNFLPNIGQMTSLKVLSLAFGANNGSLLHQGWCELKHIEELGFVHNHFEGTLPSCLGNLTSLRWLSFAENYLSGNIASHSIWSRLTSLEYLDISDNQFEVPLSFRQFSNHTKLIYLNVGSNTIITDTEFQNWIPNFQLEFFAIYDCMNLQKLPSFLHYQYDLRILVIYGNQLPGNFPTWLLENNTRLAAIYGSYNAFNGPLKLPSSPHHNLVMIDVSNNKLNGHIPENMSLAFPKLSNLNMSQNYLEGPIPSKISGIHVKTIDLSNNFLSGGVPSDLEIGSPQLFYLRLSNNKLKGKIFSEEVRPHILSFLFLNGNNFEGPLPSNIFPRSLIVLDASRNNFTGEIPRWVRDNTRMLQLDLSENNLQGSIPVEICNLKSIYVLAISENRLSGFIPSCVSSLPLEHIHLEKNQLGGELGHVLFNFSSLVTLDLRYNNFTGNIPHTIGSLNSLNYLLLSNNQLGGEIPTQICMLNNLSIVDLSFNKLYGPLLPCLGYLTQAEKDEKIRTHYFSIVFHHQWFNFLGWIHLKRHYHDRHEILVFSFFMDVETLVQFSTKRNSYTYKGIILNYMSGIDLSSNRLTGEIPMELGNMSNIHALNLSHNHLTGRIPNTFSNLQEIESLDLSHNRLNGSIPVGLLELNALAIFTVAYNNLSGAVPDFKSQFATFDKSSYEGNPLLCGYPLDNNCGSPKSSNRSKIDGGEDSSGLEDIQYFYIGFVVSYGAILLGLATALYFNRCWRKAWFRMIEALMFCCYYFLLDNIVTPNKSTWYRKMLVR; encoded by the exons ATGGGGACCATtaagttattgttgttgatgtttttTGTGATGGTAATTATGGCCAATGGTTGTTGGGAGGAAGAGAGAAGTTCTCTCTTAGAGCTGCAAGAAAACATAATGAGTTCGAATGGTGAATTGTTGGTTGATTGGGCAGGCTATAATGCCAATGGTTTTACAGATTGTTGTTTTTGGAATAGGGTAAAATGTAGCTTAGCATCAGGTAGAGTTATCGAACTCAATCTCGAAACAAGGCTTGGATCAGAGGATGGTTGGAGATTTAACGCCTCTCTCTTTCTTCCATTTAAGTCACTGCAAGTTCTTTTATTGTCTTCCAGAAATATTATAGGGTGGACAAAGAATGAAG GGTTCAGTAAACTAAGGAAGCTTCCCAACCTGAAAGTAGTCGATTTGCAATTTAATCCCATCCATCCTAAAGTTTTAATATCATCTTTATGTTGGATTACATCTCTTGAGGTTCTAAAACTTGGTGCACATGTTGGAACCACTTTCAGCATACCGACATATAATAACAGTatattttatatgatttatttgCTCACCA TAACAGGTAGCAAAAGAATGAGTTCTCTGCGGAATTTACTATTGGGAAGTTCTAACTCCAACTCAAGCAGAGTCTTACAATCCCTAAAATCATTCTCATCTCTTAAGTCACTTTCTTATAAAAATAGTGATCTCACTGCTCCGACCATAGTTTac GCATTAAGAAATCTGAGCAAGATAGAGTACCTATACTTGAGAGGATCTTCCTTAAATGACAACTTTCTACCAAACATTGGACAAATGACTTCTCTTAAAGTGTTGAGCTTGGCTTTTGGTGCCAATAACGGCTCCCTCCTTCATCAAG gttggTGTGAACTCAAACATATTGAAGAGCTGGGTTTTGTACACAATCATTTTGAGGGAACACTGCCTTCATGTTTGGGAAACTTGACATCACTTCGATGGTTGAGTTTTGCAGAGAATTACTTGAGCGGAAATATAGCCTCACATTCTATTTGGAGTAGACTCACATCACTTGAGTACCTGGATATTTCTGATAACCAATTTGAAGTTCCTCTGTCATTCAGGCAATTTTCCAACCATACAAAATTGATCTACTTGAATGTTGGTTCTAATACAATAATTACAGATACCGAATTCCAAAATTGGATCCCAAATTTCCAGTTGGAGTTTTTTGCTATATATGATTGTATGAACCTTCAAAAATTGCCTTCTTTCCTTCACTACCAATATGACTTGAGGATTCTTGTTATATATGGAAATCAATTGCCAGGAAACTTTCCAACATGGTTGTTAGAAAATAACACCAGACTTGCAGCGATTTATGGTAGTTATAATGCTTTCAACGGACCATTGAAGTTGCCATCGAGTCCTCACCATAATCTAGTGATGATTGATGTTTCTAATAACAAACTAAATGGGCATATTCCAGAAAATATGAGTTTAGCCTTCCCAAAGCTTAGTAATTTGAACATGTCACAAAATTATCTTGAAGGTCCCATACCTTCCAAGATTAGTGGCATTCATGTAAAAACTATAGACCTATCTAACAATTTCTTATCTGGAGGAGTTCCTAGTGATCTGGAAATTGGTTCTCCACAATTGTTCTACCTTCGGTTGTCAAACAACAAGctgaaaggaaaaatattttcgGAGGAAGTCAGGCCACATATCTTatcatttttgtttttgaatGGCAATAACTTTGAAGGACCACTACCTAGTAACATTTTTCCCAGATCCCTTATTGTACTGGATGCTAGCAGGAATAATTTCACTGGGGAGATTCCGAGATGGGTTAGGGATAATACAAGAATGCTACAACTTGATTTGTCCGAAAATAATCTCCAAGGTTCGATTCCAGTTGAGATTTGCAATTTGAAGAGTATATATGTCTTAGCTATATCCGAAAACAGGCTTTCAGGCTTTATTCCTTCTTGTGTGAGTTCTTTACCTCTCGAACACATACATCTAGAGAAGAATCAATTGGGTGGTGAATTGGGACATGTACTTTTCAATTTCTCTTCTCTGGTAACGTTGGATCTTCGCTACAACAATTTTACAGGAAATATCCCACACACCATAGGCTCACTTAATAGTCTAAACTACCTTCTCCTTAGCAATAACCAATTGGGAGGGGAGATTCCAACCCAGATTTGTATGCTGAACAACTTATCTATTGTGGATTTATCTTTCAATAAGCTTTATGGTCCACTCCTTCCTTGTTTGGGTTACTTAACACAAGCCGAAAAGGATGAAAAGATAAGGACTCATTATTTTAGCATAGTATTTCATCATCAATGGTTTAATTTTTTGGGCTGGATACATTTGAAAAGGCACTACCATGATCGTCATGAAATTCtagttttctcattttttatggATGTGGAAACTCTGGTCCAGTTTTCAACGAAAAGAAACTCATACACTTATAAGGGAATCATTCTAAATTATATGTCAGGTATTGATCTCTCAAGTAACAGATTAACTGGTGAAATTCCCATGGAGCTAGGGAATATGAGCAATATACATGCATTGAATCTATCCCACAACCATCTCACCGGAAGAATACCAAATACCTTCTCCAATCTACAGGAAATCGAGAGTTTAGACCTTTCCCACAACAGATTGAATGGGAGCATTCCTGTTGGTCTACTTGAGCTAAATGCTTTGGCAATATTCACTGTTGCATACAATAACTTATCAGGTGCAGTGCCTGATTTTAAATCTCAATTTGCAACTTTTGACAAAAGCAGCTATGAAGGAAATCCTCTTCTTTGTGGTTATCCATTAGACAACAACTGTGGTAGTCCTAAATCGTCAAATAGGTCCAAGATTGATGGAGGTGAGGATTCATCAG GCTTGGAGGATATTCAGTATTTTTACATTGGGTTTGTTGTGTCTTATGGAGCGATCTTGTTGGGATTAGCTACAGCGCTCTACTTCAATCGTTGTTGGAGAAAAGCATGGTTTAGGATGATAGAGGCATTGATGTTTTGTTGTTACTATTTTCTCTTGGACAACATTGTTACACCCAACAAGAGCACATGGTACAGAAAAATGTTGGTTAGGTAG